In Sebaldella termitidis ATCC 33386, one DNA window encodes the following:
- a CDS encoding lipopolysaccharide biosynthesis protein, with product MMKKDFKTTLNLYSNDRVLKEINEPPVFSLNSFEFYKYLKDNSKKLSVLNIDDDNFYSSISKKITLESDNNSPNVKIQFNTEVKNDGKEFAREFTDLANKYLYDKKNIYLSSQIKALDEQFLYLKQNIDLSQTKDPLIDSTISKLSYYRLLDKDKTPLLKLIDYQTKASKNKKLILVLSLFLGFAIGILAAFIKEFLKTINWKDIKENQ from the coding sequence ATGATGAAAAAGGATTTTAAAACTACACTGAATTTATACAGTAATGACAGAGTTCTGAAAGAAATAAACGAACCGCCTGTTTTTTCACTAAATTCTTTTGAATTTTATAAATACCTGAAAGATAATTCAAAAAAATTATCAGTATTAAATATAGATGACGATAATTTTTATTCAAGTATCTCAAAAAAAATTACTCTTGAAAGCGATAATAACAGTCCGAATGTAAAAATTCAGTTTAATACTGAAGTTAAAAATGATGGTAAAGAATTCGCAAGAGAATTTACAGATCTGGCAAATAAATATCTTTATGATAAAAAAAATATATATCTTTCAAGCCAGATCAAGGCACTTGACGAACAGTTTTTATATTTGAAGCAAAATATTGATCTTTCTCAAACAAAGGATCCACTTATTGATTCTACAATATCAAAACTGTCATATTACAGACTTCTTGACAAGGACAAGACTCCTCTGCTAAAATTGATTGATTACCAGACAAAAGCTTCAAAAAATAAAAAGTTAATTTTAGTTTTGTCATTATTTTTAGGTTTTGCTATAGGTATTTTAGCTGCCTTTATCAAAGAATTCCTGAAAACAATAAACTGGAAAGACATTAAAGAAAATCAATAA
- a CDS encoding queuosine precursor transporter has translation MHILFYNETLWLLSMLINFLLILLAYRLWGKTGLFIFIPISTILANVQVIKQVDLFGFHGTMGDILYCGIFLVSDILSENYGKKMARNTIYIGFFSLISTTVIMLLSLKIHPNSYDTSQSSLEFIFGFLPRITVASLTAFLISQTYDVWAYQFWREKFPEFKHIWIRNNFSTLASQFIDGIIFTVIAFYGVFEVSYMIKIFITSYILKTIVSIFDTPFVYAAALLKTKNKVKEI, from the coding sequence ATGCACATTTTATTTTACAATGAAACACTTTGGCTTTTATCAATGCTTATTAATTTTTTACTAATTCTGCTTGCATACAGATTATGGGGGAAAACAGGATTATTCATTTTCATTCCTATATCTACTATACTGGCAAATGTACAGGTAATAAAACAGGTCGATTTATTTGGATTTCACGGAACAATGGGTGATATATTATATTGCGGAATCTTTCTTGTTTCTGATATTCTTTCAGAAAATTATGGAAAAAAAATGGCTCGAAATACTATATATATAGGATTTTTTTCATTGATTTCCACTACGGTAATAATGTTATTATCCTTAAAAATACACCCAAATTCTTATGATACATCACAGTCAAGCCTTGAATTTATATTTGGCTTCCTGCCGCGAATCACTGTAGCCAGCCTTACAGCTTTCCTGATATCACAAACTTATGATGTCTGGGCATATCAGTTTTGGAGGGAAAAATTTCCTGAATTCAAGCATATTTGGATCAGAAATAATTTCAGTACTCTTGCCAGTCAGTTTATTGACGGCATAATATTCACAGTTATTGCATTTTACGGAGTTTTCGAAGTTTCATATATGATAAAAATTTTTATAACCTCATATATTCTCAAAACTATTGTTTCGATATTTGATACTCCGTTTGTATATGCTGCAGCCTTATTAAAAACTAAAAATAAAGTCAAAGAAATTTAG
- a CDS encoding radical SAM protein: MERYNKITDKNQREILLLKSFACSYGKCAFCNYILDNSYDENEINQINIDLLNKITGEFGCLEIINSASVFELPLRTLEYIRKTADEKNIKIIYFEVYFSYIKRLNEIINFFPNQEIRFKVGIETFDNNYRTKILKKNFLLNDYTQLSNFYSCCLLICTEGQTKEQISNDIETALKYFKEITINVFINNNTEITRNEELVKWFLTEKYPLLLNKKNIEILIDNKDLGVYVQ; encoded by the coding sequence ATGGAAAGATATAATAAAATAACTGATAAAAACCAAAGAGAAATATTATTACTAAAATCATTTGCATGCAGCTACGGAAAATGCGCATTTTGTAATTATATTTTAGATAACTCATATGATGAAAATGAAATAAACCAAATAAACATTGATCTTTTAAATAAAATAACAGGTGAATTCGGATGTCTTGAAATAATAAATTCAGCTTCTGTTTTTGAACTCCCTTTAAGAACCCTTGAATATATTAGAAAAACTGCTGATGAAAAAAATATAAAAATAATATACTTTGAAGTATATTTCTCATATATTAAAAGACTGAATGAAATAATAAATTTCTTTCCAAATCAGGAAATTCGATTTAAAGTAGGGATTGAAACATTTGATAATAACTACCGTACTAAAATTCTAAAGAAAAATTTTCTTTTAAACGATTACACTCAATTATCAAATTTTTACAGCTGCTGTCTCTTAATTTGTACTGAAGGCCAGACAAAAGAACAGATTTCCAATGATATTGAAACAGCTTTAAAATACTTTAAAGAAATTACTATTAACGTATTTATCAATAATAATACTGAAATAACAAGGAACGAGGAACTTGTGAAGTGGTTTTTAACTGAAAAATATCCTCTGCTTCTCAACAAAAAAAATATTGAAATTTTAATTGACAATAAGGATTTAGGAGTATATGTACAGTAA
- a CDS encoding autotransporter domain-containing protein — MLKNKKRVLFLLAANSILSAGAYSESISDAKYEKLYNNMVKNIQTGKSNESNNKLIESILKKRNKELKDLYAQSDYIVKPEYLEWQIFASGFYAEKDRGYDSDKYGDGSSQKNSMQVDGTDLRTAKQIQIGATIPIKTVNDFALEPEISINKKEITVDSIQAPSVIPKTIPTIVIPNVSIPVITAPTVPSTAISTVTAPDIDVLSSVNIPSVNLTSVTTQNLRINSSNVNIIYSSAGIYNNNIPITLSTSSSAALGITAVSNSSNEIINNSSIIGAANQQGQVGFGYIPGNVSGAFQSTFSTLTNNGSITMNSKNSAGMILIPDIDTDPGVNGALADILTGASTPGDTNNVVQKAINNGSITINGSRSYAFLTSPYYDGTGSLDWSYNFGITNNGNSAYVSNTNTGTIHVNGDEATGFTILKGIHQVYNFGSILVGVSSSDNAIGYDTTIKSFTTINGTFVSQSSDGNLSGNNISMVEGASALYASKAPLEYGCDPSICTGYYKYIGDGQVLNAAGAVITIGKNAVESSGIRVEGTGSIQNRGIIKVIGTGNYGMVATGNGNVINLRDKNGNINVGLDDKYIGIFIQSSRSVGTYVQDSGNITIQGGKVVVGIDENGTKINDFNNNIIKDSAGIYAKNGNISILDISFWDTESDYGKVITNAENTHAVILTRENSTLSTNFYNQGLINNQHVNTIGVYVSEGAEVKQENRGYVQSSNGGLDGITTGTYNNAQIISGDGAIGVYAVGTGLSAETRVNIISGKIIGGNSILSPTTATSIGVLGKKNAEITLGNAVNSPDIIMGTNSVSLLIQDKINLNINNVISQIGTDSVFGYFDKANGDLKNINKINFQNVGANSILFYMANNSDVNVDSDFTLTTGGVFPGTTAGFISENSKISLDTGRIYTTNTAVGLTAQSVNGKTFSDGTVVNINKNKTGAENRGTIIMTSASAVGMYTKYGTSLNNSTGLINIIGTDGIGMYSEEEADIKNSGKITLNNTGTIGLFGKGNSGTLLGTSTDTVNIVNNGIIELNNANSVGIYINNNKNGAVVTDAIISNNATGTTSSFGSTEKNTINVKGDNSIGIYAPFSIVLQNGNIDLVGTGTVAIYGSNGSNISGGGNIDLNTASQSQVAYYLKDSGTKLTNSLGDITGHGVVVFLEDAEIDDTIPTLDLTTSSDLGNGKIVLALKGASIFNYTKDIKTGDSVSNHYAVALYTDNQNLSSGIANNLTAGANGVGIYAQNGSNIKYSGTINVGNNTVAGTGVYIGTNSGIGSSITLDNAVINLNGAGGIGAYVDNLSTLTFQANSVMNFSGDGVGIYGVQGAIINDNGGVINSNGYAVERTRIQGGIININSNINVSGGSILGHAVNGEISVLPGAIVTASGDDVIGIFGDGLKGAGTWTQAYEANNLGTIDFSSSNKATAIYLNNARGENKGTVKVNDSSIAFYGQGNGSEIYNNGAVEIGNNSVGLYGNDIDIIENLSGAVIKDKGTSNTGIYNIKTTSGATAINNNGLIELGNDGVGIYAENSVITNTGNIIVGDKVNKNSLGIYAKDSILNDIGNVKVGNSGIAYYGDNSTLNLNAASVDIGNDGVLAYGINNTFIDYNLGNKTTSENTFVYLINSNVDFNNAEITVGKNGLGVYQDGASSTLGYKKLYVKENGAGIYGYQTNLFNVGDIELTEKNSVGIIAEDSDATNNALKTIKTNDSNSVGIYSVLKNALPLKSVINNGEINVSGDKSIGIYGNTLNSAGASLGTIEIWNNNSIKLGNASNINNAIIGIYGTEGTEINTNAVSTIFGGSNVVGIYSDNGIIDHKGLIDVQDNSVGVYASGGTANIDNNSAIKVGNNGAVALYVNDGGVLTNNSSNITVGNESIIGYSKDSGTLLKNTGNLSVGTESVAFYSSSGEIENSGTLTSTGDGVIFFYGNSGKITNSGVINGSGNGYGVGIYGKASEIINTNNITLGDSKIVNASNPSDSNNRYSVGIYGDSSKIYNDGNISLGESGIGIYSYRQSDDLINDSNALITSNKDKAIGILAEVGNGKKVINKGEINLSGKESIGIALNNGVILENTGKIQVSGDKSIGIMATKDSEIYNSGVINASGNESIAVLLRSNSKLVNTGIINLGSGTLGVVADNDSSVSGYAVTPLESTSVQIPSIANVPTYKPPTIVNAGIIQVGEKFEVPYDGVVQVKVDPDTLRTPTSSEVSTSDLAAKFLVSSSVKFIAPEFNVNDVTVTSDFTQGTSSKNYKLADVFIPSTPGGGINSGIATILSQSYTWDATPVTNSNGNVDIWMQKIEYADLLDGYWNEDFGKALDEKYENASGDALKIFNKIDRLENEKDFKHIMSSLAGNIYANINQRENDIAGVFENSLDLLESSENNTKENVKVNIIGGKGRTNEDTDGVAGYDYTTAGVLGLREVERTYKQTFGYSLGYLHTGFEFKDNNESEEWVDTIQVGIHNKYKSNNWKLRNDLTGRISFHNIDRNLDWPSPNSRSEMNGTYETYSITSDNILGKEISLGKNSSLTPYGGLRAMYVTRPTFSESGLEGLEVEGNDAWSVKPRAGLELQTAIPLGSKNGWQLKGKLDFAYEYELANLNEKEKARLIAIEDGYHDLAKPEEENGQFKTRAALGLEVNERYGIFINGEYTFGEHNQDEYRAGVTLKAVF; from the coding sequence ATGTTAAAAAATAAAAAGAGAGTGCTTTTTTTATTAGCAGCTAATTCTATACTGTCTGCAGGAGCATATAGTGAGAGTATTTCAGATGCAAAATATGAAAAATTATACAATAATATGGTAAAAAATATCCAGACTGGAAAATCAAATGAAAGCAATAATAAACTTATAGAGTCAATATTAAAGAAAAGAAATAAAGAATTAAAAGATTTGTATGCACAAAGTGATTATATCGTAAAACCGGAGTATCTGGAATGGCAGATATTTGCTTCGGGATTTTATGCTGAAAAAGACAGAGGATATGACAGTGATAAATATGGCGACGGAAGCAGCCAAAAAAACTCAATGCAGGTTGACGGGACAGATCTGAGAACAGCAAAGCAAATACAGATAGGTGCTACTATTCCTATAAAAACAGTTAATGACTTTGCATTGGAACCAGAAATCAGTATAAATAAAAAAGAAATAACAGTTGATAGTATACAGGCACCATCAGTAATTCCGAAAACTATACCTACAATTGTGATTCCAAATGTGAGTATTCCTGTTATTACAGCACCAACAGTTCCATCGACAGCAATATCTACAGTTACCGCTCCTGATATTGATGTTTTGAGTTCAGTTAATATTCCGTCTGTTAATTTAACTTCTGTTACTACTCAAAATCTTAGAATTAACAGTTCAAATGTGAATATAATTTATTCTAGTGCAGGTATTTATAACAATAATATCCCGATCACTCTTAGCACCAGTAGTTCAGCAGCACTTGGAATTACTGCTGTTAGTAATTCTTCTAATGAAATTATAAATAATAGTAGTATTATAGGAGCAGCGAATCAACAGGGTCAAGTAGGCTTTGGATATATTCCTGGGAATGTTTCCGGTGCGTTTCAAAGTACTTTCTCGACACTAACTAATAATGGTTCTATAACAATGAATTCCAAAAACAGTGCAGGTATGATTTTAATACCAGACATTGATACCGATCCTGGGGTTAATGGAGCTTTAGCTGATATATTAACAGGTGCTTCAACACCGGGAGATACAAACAATGTTGTTCAAAAAGCAATAAATAATGGTTCCATCACAATAAATGGATCAAGAAGTTATGCATTCTTAACTTCTCCATATTATGACGGAACTGGTAGTCTGGACTGGAGTTACAACTTTGGTATCACAAACAATGGCAATTCCGCATATGTAAGTAATACTAATACTGGAACAATTCATGTTAATGGTGACGAAGCGACAGGTTTCACTATTTTAAAAGGGATTCATCAGGTGTATAATTTTGGAAGTATTTTAGTAGGTGTTTCTTCTTCAGATAATGCTATTGGTTATGATACTACAATTAAATCATTTACAACTATTAATGGAACTTTTGTTTCTCAATCGAGTGATGGCAATTTAAGCGGAAATAACATTAGTATGGTTGAAGGGGCATCTGCATTATATGCTTCGAAAGCTCCTTTAGAATATGGCTGTGATCCTTCTATTTGTACAGGATATTATAAATATATAGGTGACGGTCAGGTTTTAAATGCTGCTGGTGCTGTTATTACAATTGGTAAAAATGCCGTAGAGAGTAGTGGCATACGTGTAGAAGGTACAGGTTCTATACAAAATAGAGGGATAATTAAAGTAATTGGTACTGGTAATTATGGTATGGTTGCTACTGGAAATGGGAATGTCATAAATTTACGTGATAAAAATGGAAATATAAATGTCGGATTAGATGATAAATATATAGGGATTTTTATCCAAAGTAGTAGATCAGTGGGGACATACGTTCAAGATAGTGGTAATATAACTATACAGGGTGGAAAAGTAGTGGTAGGTATAGATGAAAATGGTACTAAAATTAATGATTTTAATAATAATATAATTAAAGATTCAGCAGGAATATATGCTAAGAATGGAAATATCTCTATTTTAGATATATCGTTTTGGGATACAGAAAGTGATTATGGAAAAGTGATTACTAATGCTGAAAATACACACGCAGTAATACTTACAAGGGAAAACTCTACCCTTTCTACCAATTTTTACAATCAAGGGTTAATTAATAATCAACATGTAAATACTATTGGTGTCTATGTCTCAGAAGGCGCAGAAGTTAAACAGGAAAATCGAGGTTATGTACAATCTTCAAATGGCGGGCTAGATGGAATTACTACAGGGACATATAACAATGCCCAGATTATTTCTGGAGATGGAGCAATTGGCGTGTATGCAGTAGGAACTGGACTTTCCGCAGAAACTAGAGTAAATATCATTTCAGGAAAAATAATCGGCGGGAACAGCATACTGTCTCCGACTACAGCTACAAGTATTGGTGTTTTAGGTAAAAAAAATGCAGAAATAACATTAGGAAACGCTGTTAATTCACCAGATATTATTATGGGAACTAATTCTGTATCACTACTCATACAAGATAAAATAAACTTAAATATAAATAATGTTATTAGCCAAATAGGAACTGACTCAGTATTCGGTTATTTCGACAAAGCTAATGGTGACTTAAAGAATATAAATAAAATAAATTTTCAGAATGTCGGTGCGAATTCAATATTATTTTATATGGCTAATAATTCAGATGTAAATGTTGATAGTGATTTTACATTAACAACTGGGGGAGTATTTCCAGGAACAACAGCAGGATTTATTTCTGAAAATAGTAAAATTTCTTTAGATACCGGAAGAATTTATACAACAAATACTGCTGTAGGGCTTACTGCACAGTCAGTAAATGGAAAAACTTTCAGTGATGGAACTGTTGTTAATATAAATAAAAATAAGACAGGGGCTGAAAACAGGGGAACTATTATAATGACTTCCGCAAGTGCAGTTGGAATGTATACAAAATATGGAACTTCACTAAATAATTCTACAGGACTTATAAACATAATAGGTACTGATGGAATAGGAATGTATTCGGAAGAAGAAGCAGACATTAAAAATTCTGGAAAAATAACTCTTAATAATACAGGAACAATAGGGTTATTTGGAAAAGGAAATTCAGGAACTCTGTTAGGTACTTCAACTGATACTGTGAATATTGTTAATAATGGAATAATAGAGCTTAACAATGCAAATTCTGTAGGAATATATATTAATAATAATAAAAACGGAGCAGTTGTTACTGATGCTATAATCTCAAATAATGCAACAGGTACAACTTCAAGTTTTGGGTCAACAGAGAAAAATACCATTAATGTAAAAGGAGATAATTCTATTGGTATATACGCACCATTTTCAATCGTTTTACAAAATGGAAATATTGATTTGGTAGGTACAGGTACAGTAGCGATTTATGGTTCAAATGGATCAAACATATCAGGTGGTGGAAATATTGATCTAAATACTGCTAGTCAATCACAGGTGGCTTATTATCTTAAAGATTCCGGCACTAAACTTACGAACTCGCTTGGGGACATAACAGGACATGGAGTGGTTGTTTTTCTTGAAGATGCAGAAATAGATGATACTATTCCTACGCTAGACTTGACAACCTCAAGTGATTTAGGAAATGGGAAAATAGTTCTTGCACTAAAAGGAGCCTCAATATTTAATTATACCAAAGACATTAAAACTGGGGATTCTGTAAGTAATCATTATGCAGTAGCGTTATATACTGACAATCAGAATTTATCTTCCGGAATTGCTAATAATCTTACTGCAGGAGCAAATGGAGTTGGAATATATGCACAGAATGGAAGTAATATAAAATATTCCGGAACTATAAATGTAGGAAATAATACAGTAGCAGGAACCGGAGTATATATAGGGACTAATTCAGGTATAGGTTCAAGTATTACTTTAGATAATGCCGTAATTAATTTAAACGGAGCAGGCGGAATCGGAGCATATGTTGATAATCTTTCCACTTTAACATTTCAGGCTAACAGCGTAATGAATTTTTCCGGTGACGGTGTAGGGATTTACGGGGTACAGGGAGCAATAATAAATGATAATGGCGGAGTAATAAATTCAAATGGCTATGCAGTGGAAAGAACAAGAATACAGGGCGGAATTATAAATATTAATTCTAATATCAATGTTTCCGGAGGAAGCATACTCGGGCATGCAGTTAACGGTGAGATTAGTGTACTGCCGGGAGCTATTGTCACAGCATCGGGAGATGATGTGATAGGAATATTCGGTGATGGATTAAAAGGAGCAGGAACATGGACACAGGCTTATGAAGCAAACAATCTGGGGACAATAGATTTTTCATCTTCTAATAAAGCTACTGCAATATATTTGAATAATGCAAGAGGAGAAAACAAAGGAACAGTAAAAGTAAATGACAGCTCAATAGCGTTTTACGGTCAGGGTAACGGTTCCGAAATATATAATAACGGAGCAGTAGAAATTGGAAATAACTCTGTAGGGCTTTATGGAAATGATATAGATATTATAGAAAATTTATCAGGAGCAGTAATAAAAGATAAGGGAACGTCTAATACAGGTATTTACAATATAAAAACAACATCAGGAGCTACAGCAATAAATAATAACGGATTGATAGAATTAGGAAATGATGGGGTAGGTATTTATGCAGAAAATTCTGTTATTACAAATACAGGTAATATAATTGTCGGTGATAAAGTAAATAAAAATTCTCTTGGTATTTATGCTAAAGATTCTATACTAAACGATATCGGAAATGTAAAAGTAGGAAATTCAGGTATAGCATATTATGGGGATAATAGTACCCTAAATCTAAATGCTGCAAGTGTAGATATTGGAAATGACGGTGTTTTAGCATATGGTATAAATAATACCTTTATTGATTATAATCTGGGAAATAAAACTACAAGTGAAAATACTTTTGTGTACCTTATTAACAGCAATGTAGATTTTAATAATGCTGAGATAACAGTTGGTAAAAATGGACTTGGGGTGTATCAGGATGGTGCATCATCGACATTAGGTTATAAAAAATTATACGTAAAAGAAAACGGAGCTGGTATATACGGTTACCAGACAAATCTTTTCAATGTCGGGGATATAGAATTGACAGAAAAAAACAGTGTCGGTATCATAGCAGAAGACAGTGATGCAACAAATAATGCATTAAAAACTATTAAAACTAATGATTCTAATTCTGTTGGCATATATTCTGTATTAAAAAATGCTCTGCCGTTAAAAAGTGTAATTAATAATGGTGAAATCAATGTATCAGGGGATAAATCAATTGGAATATATGGAAATACATTAAACAGTGCAGGAGCTAGCCTGGGAACAATAGAAATATGGAATAACAATTCAATAAAATTAGGAAATGCCTCAAATATAAATAATGCTATAATTGGTATTTATGGAACAGAAGGTACTGAGATTAATACTAATGCAGTAAGTACAATATTCGGGGGAAGCAATGTAGTAGGGATTTATTCTGATAACGGGATAATTGACCATAAGGGATTAATAGATGTTCAGGATAATTCAGTAGGTGTATATGCTTCGGGAGGTACTGCAAATATTGATAATAATTCTGCTATAAAAGTAGGGAATAACGGGGCAGTAGCTCTTTACGTAAATGATGGCGGTGTATTGACTAATAATTCATCTAATATCACTGTAGGAAATGAAAGCATAATAGGTTATTCAAAAGATAGCGGAACATTACTGAAAAATACAGGGAATTTATCAGTAGGTACAGAATCGGTGGCATTTTATTCCAGCAGCGGTGAGATAGAGAACAGCGGAACTTTGACATCAACAGGAGACGGAGTAATATTTTTCTATGGAAATTCCGGGAAAATTACAAATTCCGGTGTGATAAACGGATCAGGAAATGGTTATGGTGTTGGAATTTATGGGAAAGCAAGTGAGATAATAAACACAAATAACATAACTCTTGGAGATTCAAAAATAGTAAATGCTTCGAACCCTTCTGATTCCAATAACAGATACTCAGTGGGGATTTACGGGGATAGTTCAAAAATTTATAATGACGGAAATATCAGTCTCGGTGAAAGCGGGATTGGGATTTATTCATACAGACAGAGTGATGATCTGATTAATGACAGTAATGCCTTGATAACTTCAAATAAAGATAAGGCAATTGGAATATTAGCAGAAGTGGGTAACGGAAAAAAGGTAATAAATAAAGGTGAAATAAATTTAAGCGGAAAAGAATCAATAGGAATAGCTTTGAATAATGGGGTAATTTTGGAGAACACAGGTAAAATACAAGTAAGCGGAGATAAAAGTATAGGTATTATGGCTACTAAAGATTCCGAAATTTATAATTCCGGAGTAATAAATGCCTCTGGAAACGAGTCTATAGCAGTGCTGTTAAGAAGTAATTCAAAACTTGTAAATACCGGTATAATAAACCTTGGAAGCGGGACACTCGGAGTCGTGGCAGATAATGACAGCAGCGTCAGCGGATATGCAGTTACGCCTTTGGAAAGTACATCTGTGCAAATTCCAAGTATTGCAAATGTACCTACTTATAAACCGCCTACAATAGTAAATGCAGGTATAATACAGGTGGGAGAAAAATTTGAAGTACCTTATGATGGTGTAGTACAGGTTAAAGTTGATCCTGATACATTAAGAACACCAACATCAAGTGAAGTATCAACAAGTGATCTGGCAGCTAAATTTTTAGTATCAAGTTCAGTAAAATTTATTGCTCCGGAATTTAACGTGAATGATGTAACTGTTACATCTGATTTCACACAAGGAACAAGTTCCAAGAATTATAAACTGGCTGATGTATTTATTCCATCAACTCCTGGCGGAGGAATTAATTCAGGAATTGCTACTATTCTGAGTCAGTCGTATACTTGGGATGCAACTCCTGTAACCAATTCTAACGGAAATGTTGATATATGGATGCAGAAAATAGAATATGCTGATTTACTTGATGGTTATTGGAATGAAGATTTTGGAAAAGCTCTGGATGAAAAGTATGAAAATGCGAGTGGAGATGCACTTAAAATTTTTAACAAAATTGACAGACTGGAAAATGAAAAAGATTTTAAACATATTATGTCAAGTCTTGCGGGGAATATTTATGCTAATATAAATCAAAGAGAGAATGATATAGCAGGTGTATTTGAAAATTCACTTGATTTATTGGAAAGTTCAGAAAATAATACAAAAGAAAATGTGAAGGTAAATATTATAGGCGGAAAAGGAAGAACAAATGAAGATACTGACGGAGTAGCAGGATATGACTATACAACAGCAGGGGTTTTAGGTTTGAGAGAGGTAGAAAGAACATATAAACAGACATTCGGCTATTCACTTGGATATTTACACACAGGGTTTGAATTTAAAGATAATAATGAAAGTGAAGAATGGGTAGATACAATACAAGTAGGAATACATAATAAATATAAATCGAATAATTGGAAATTACGTAATGATCTGACAGGAAGAATAAGTTTTCATAATATAGACAGAAATCTGGACTGGCCTTCACCTAACAGCAGATCTGAAATGAACGGCACTTATGAAACTTACAGTATAACCAGTGATAATATATTAGGTAAAGAAATAAGTCTGGGGAAAAACAGCAGCTTAACTCCTTATGGCGGATTAAGAGCTATGTATGTAACAAGACCGACGTTCAGTGAGAGCGGGCTTGAAGGACTAGAGGTAGAAGGAAATGATGCATGGAGCGTTAAACCAAGAGCCGGTTTGGAGCTGCAGACAGCTATTCCTTTAGGTAGTAAAAACGGATGGCAGTTAAAAGGAAAGCTTGATTTTGCATATGAATATGAGCTTGCGAATTTGAATGAAAAAGAGAAAGCAAGATTAATTGCTATTGAAGACGGGTATCATGATTTGGCAAAGCCGGAAGAAGAAAATGGTCAGTTTAAGACAAGAGCAGCTTTGGGATTAGAAGTAAATGAGAGATACGGAATATTCATAAACGGAGAATATACTTTCGGAGAACATAATCAGGATGAATACAGAGCTGGTGTGACATTAAAAGCAGTATTTTAA